The following nucleotide sequence is from Fusarium graminearum PH-1 chromosome 1, whole genome shotgun sequence.
CTCATTATTTGGCGTTTCAAACGAAAAAGCAATCGTGGGTTTTTTTCAGACCTCTCTAAATTGCGGGACGGGGTAACCTCACTTCACACTTACACAAACAAGCCCAGTTTACCATTTTTAACACCGACATTTCATCTGATTCGTTTGTACAATGCCACCGTCTACTTTGGAAGACTTGGTGAAGGCACCGGAACATCAAATCAGGGCTATCCTTCACGCCCACTAAAACACCCAGACTACTCCTCAAGTCCTTTACTTAACTCAAAACAGATCAAACACCACCAATTGTACTCACAAGTAAACGAAAATGTCAATCTCATTGGAAAATGAAATGGTCCATCTGGCACCAGAGCATCAACTACGCGCTATCCTCCTCTCGTTGTGCGACGACTCGTCTGTATGCAAACGCGCTCTTAACCACTACGGCGCTCTCAAAGCCGCCGACAACCCAACCACCGGCCTCAAGCGCAAAGCCTGTAACGATTTATTCGTCTGTGTGCAGTGCGACGAGGTGTATACAAATGAAGATAACACCAATAATGTCTTATCGCTACCATCATGGTGCGTTGAGTTAGCTGCGGTTGGCAAATACTAACACGAAGTGTTTTAGGAGATCTTGAAGTAGACGACTCGGAGGATTTCTGGGCTGATCACGATGAGAATTGTCACGGCGAGATAGACACGCCTGAGATGCGTGAGGAGGTGCCTGATGGCTTCAGGTGGTCGTGCTGTTCAAAGTTAGGTGGCACCGGGGGTTGCACCAAGGGAAAACACCAGGCTGATCCAGCTCGATCGCAGCGAGGTGGTGATGTTCCAGCAGGCAGCAATTTAAGAAAGAACCATGGCTCTCATGGTGCCCCTgctgaaaaagaagaagaagaagatgatgacgacgacgacgataatAGTAGCGgtgatgaggacgatgacgaggatgacgatgagtAATGTAACCTTGGTAGTATGTAGTATATACTCGTAAAATGATGGAAAGTATATGCTTCAAATGTCAACTGTACGTACAAATATTCATTCATCTAGTCTTAAAACCATTTCATTTCAAATAAGGTAAAAAGAGATTCCAAAACTCCAAACCTATGGATGATGTTGCCCAACGGATAATTGCTGCTGCCCACTTCGCACGCTCCGCCGACACCAGCAAACAGAGATATAGATATCAAGACAAGAGCCAATGAACAATGCATAAGCAAGCCCCTGGCTTTTGACAAATATTACATGACATAAAACGTTAGAAGAAGTCTTGTCCCAAATCACCAGGGTTTCGTTAATAACCCGGTACTCCGTGCGCCTGAATGCACTCCAATAACCTTTCATCCCCTGCAACCTTTGCTGTGTTTCTTCGGCGACATTTGTCATTGTGTCACCTAGAAAATTTCCAAATAAGTAAAATGTGAAACAGTCGTACCCAGACAGTGATCCTTAGCCAACATCGTTGATAGCTAACGACTTGTCTGTGGAATGCCGCCCAAGAGGTGTTGGCTCCGGCAATGCTGCACCGCCAGGGCTAACGTGCCTCAAGCTTGTTCTCGAGGCACCATATGTATCTGGATCGCGGGATTCTCATACTCCCATGACGGGCACCTTCTTGTTTCGCTTGCCCAGCAGGGTTGCGTTGTCCAAATTGAGCTCAAAGGCTCCACGTTGGCGGTTACGGTCGCGGACCTGCTGTCGAGCTGCCGCAGCGACAGCCGCTGAGTGCTGGCCATAGCCCTTCTCAGTTCGCTCCCGCTCGCGACCCCGAgactgttgttgttgttgctccTGGTCTCGGATGTTGGCCTTTCGCATGCTCTGCTCGAGAGCCTTGGTCGCTGCGTTGGGCTTGGCATCATCGTTTTCTTGGCCGTCGATCTCCATGtggtcttcgtcttcgtcttcctcgttGAGGCCACCGAGGAATCGTGCCGGTGTGCCCTTGGGACCAATCTGTGCCCTTCGtttgccctcttcttcctggcGATGCACGGCGTAACCGACATCAAACACCTCGCGCAGGTTAACAGCACCAGGAGATCGGAAGTCGTATCGTCGGCCAGCTTCCTCAAACTTGGTAGCATCAAAGGCGCGGAGCATACCAtcagccttcttcatctcttcccgAGGAGTAGGCCCGTTTCCGGAAATCCAGGGATGAGCCAAGAACTCGGTGATCGTGTAACGCTTCTCAGGATCCACGGTCAACAGATGGCTGATAAGGTCCTGGGCAGACTTGGAGATCTCATCCCACCAAGGAGACAAGAAGGTGTACTGGCCCTTGGCAACCTTCTCAGTGAGCACCTCGATACTCTCATCGTAGAATGGTGGGAAACCGCAGAGCAGAGTGTACAGCACACAACCCAGAGCCCACATGTCGACTGACTTGGAGTAGCGCTCgtccttgacgatctcaGGTGCTGTGTAACCGACAGTTCCACAAGGTGTCATGGTCTGGTTGTCCCAGACAATCTTGGAAAGACCGAAGTCGGCAATCTTGATGCGACCAATTCCACCGGCACCCTGGCCAGGGATGAATTCACCCTCatcgaccttgtcctcgtcaCCAGGCTGCTTGGGCTTAGGGTGCTTTGAAGGCACCATAGGAATGGGCTCAAACAGAATGTTCTCAGGCTTGATGTCACTGGTAGGGATGTTAGCGATGTTTCCAAGGACGTGCAGGGGCGAATGACGTCAGGAGGGGCATCACCACCTCTGACATCAACCATCAGCTCAGGGGAGGAATCCAACGTACCGATGAACGACGCCCTTCTCTTCGTGGAGATATTCTAAAGCTTGAGCGACCTGAAGAATAACGTGTCGTGACAATTCCTCGCTGAAATATGTCAAGCGAACAATCTGGTGGAAAAGCTCGCCACCGGGGGCAAGTTCGAGGACGATGTAGTAGTATTGTCGGGATTCGGAAAATTCGACGAGCTTGATAATGTTGGGGTGGTCAAGCTGACGCATAATTTGGACCTCCTTGAGGATATTTGATCGCTGGTGACATGTTAGTATTCTACCAGGCATATCCGCGAGTCTGAAGGCTGGCCATCGCCGCCGTCAAGACAGCAGAAACTGACTGTGGGCGGGATAGCAACAGGCCCTgaaacaaaaggaaattGTAAGAAAGAGCTTCTCGCACCTCTGCTGCCTTCGGGACTTTCTTGAAGTCCGGATGTAAATGTTTGTTTCCCTATAGAAGGGGACAACCCCGTGTTGGTAAATGGGGACcacaagagaaagaaagaagaattAAAGAGCCAAACGCATAAATCATCAAacacaaggagaagggcCGCCAGATACGGAAAGCCCGGTCATGCTTACCTGCATGCTGTTCATCTCGTACTTGCGCACGACTTTGATGGCAACTTCGCCTTGTACGCCTGTTGTATCGCGAGCGCGGTAGACATTGCTGAAGGCGCCGTCGCCCATCTTGTCGACAAGCTCCCAGCGCTCGAGGCCAGGGTAGCGAGGGAATTTACTCTTACTAGCATTCTCCTCAGCAATAAGCTTGGCGAGcttctcatcgtcaacgcgcttcttgctcttgccGCGTGAGTACTCGTCGTCGCCATAATCGTGGCCGGCGGGTTCTTGTGAGCGTGCGTAAGTGCTAGGGTCTGAAGCATTCTTATGCTGGACTGCAGGCGCTTGCTGCTGTTCTGTCTTTCGTGGGGCCTCTTCGGGGGCGGCACGAGCTTGCTTGCCTGGAAAAGTAAATATCAGAGTCTGATTATAAAGCAAGCCAAAGAGGCAGAGGAGCATTGTGGAACATACCGTGTCGAATGAAATTCTTAAGTTGCTGGATGGTAGACATGGCTGTGAAGGTTGTCGCTAAGGCGCGACAATTCGCCTTtaaaagaagaagttgggAAGCCTTGGGCTAACTTTGGCGACGAGAATTGAATTGGATTAGAACGTCTGGGGAGCGTTGTGGTTGGTTTTAACAGGCGATACAGCTAAGGACGGATCTGGCTGATCTAGTCTATAGCTGTTCCGTCTTGAAAGGTCGTGCGAGTCGTGATCGTAAAACGTGCGCTTTTGTTGGCGTGGGATGTCGCAAAGCGCGGGCAATATTATTATAAAGACGAAACGGAATTGTCTTGACAGAACAGGGCTGGACTGAGGACGATGCGGGGTTTAGCAGCTCTACTCTAGAGGACGCGGGAGCGGTTCTGTGTATTGGCGTTCTTGCTGTGATGGCGTCGTACAAGTCGTGATAGAGAAGAGATAGATATGTGGTACAGTTGGTCTGGCTTTTGGTTTGTTTTTATCAAAAGTGACACGGGAGATATGggggaagaaagaagagaagtCGTCGAGAGGGAAGAAACAGGAAAAGGGAAATTGGATAAAAACTGCCTTGCGCtgggtgctggtggtgacaaGAGCCCGGTTCTTTTTGACGGGGGGGAGGACCGAGATTTGAGAGGTGACGGAAGGGAAAAGGTGGGCAGCCCACTTTCACTGGCAGCCCAGATTTTAGCAGGATTCTAGGCCAACGCCAGGCGAGTTGAGTGGGGATGGGGGCGTTCCCAGCGGGAAACCTGGAAGCACACAGGGCCCTGGTTTCTAGGTACTGCCTGTCTGACAGGCTCTGTGAATGCCGTGGAGGTATGGATGTAACACTCAAAAGGATGAGTGCACGAATAGGAATCCGGGAGAGTGAGGTCACTGGATGACTGGGAGAGCTGAATCAATCTCTGTGGAGTAAGATTATCTGCCCTGAATGCTTACAAGCTGGTGGAATATCCTATCTGGCTGAAACAGTAACAGTCCTGGTAAAAGGtgaatgacgatggcaaTAAGCTAAGAAGGACGAGGTAAATAGTGGTGATAGCGGGGTATATTCAGTGGTGAGACTTGTCGTGACGTTGACAAGCAGCTGCTTCTAGACGCGAATGTTTAATTTTCGATGCAACCGAACTGGAATAGAAATTGCAGATGATTTGTTATTAAAAGAGCAGAGCCTCTTTATCGGATGACTATCACTGATTGATTCTAATAATATGTCTATACCCGTCGTATTGACGTTATGCTGTCAAAAAAGATTGACATGTATATGAAGTCACTGAAAACGACAATCAGTACAAGACGCCCCGCGATAGCGTCACAGCAGCCGCAGCACTGCAACTGTACTACAAACCACTACTGTACAAAACTGTCAGTGTCCCTCTCTAGCGGGAATGACACACGCAAGAAGGGGTCCAGGCCGTCTCGAAGGTGTCACACCCACGAGGACGgcagcagtgatgatgacaatgatggcATCACCTTTTTCTGTCCTCTTCTGTTATTAATTCACACAGTCTATGCTTTTGCTAGGATGCGATGCATGTGCTCTGCTTCTAGTGTAGCTGGCATCATCATTTTTACCGGATCATCTGGCACATGGCCCAAGAGGCTAATACCTCATAACTACATCcgtcgtttcttttttcaaTCCATCGCTGCTAGTACTAAAACCTCCAGTAGAATGCAAATAAAGCACCCGAACATGACAGAACCCttgcattgttgatgttaTTGCGATAGCACGTAAATGGTTCTCCTGGCGAGATCTCCGGCCTATGACGCCGGTGACGACATCACACTGTCTCATAGTGGATATATGCCAGATGTACCCGCCCAATTATAGCTTCTCATAAGCCCTGTGATGTCTTGGCTCTCGGTGGCGGCTGTTCCAGTGGGTTGGCCGCTGAGGATGAAATCACCAGCAGCTTCAATTAATACAGGACagcccttgagcttgctaCTCCAAGGTTCCCCGGCCCGGGATAGTTTCCATTCCACTAATGGAGCCCAACCTTTTATTTCCCCTTACGAGATGGGTTTCTCCTGGTGAGCTGTTGTAATTTCAAATCTTTAAGCCTCTTTGTTTGCGAGGTTTTGATCGATTGATAACTTTAGCCTCCACATCAAAACCACTCTTATGGTAACATCACCTTTACATGCCATATCCGTCGTATTACTCTATTCAAGGAGATCTTACACTCAGCGAGTCATTGATATATGGCCACCTGTATCACAGTATAGTAAGTACCCTCTCACTTTTGTAAGAACTACCTCACTGTTGTTTCTCTATCCGTGCATGCTTCATCTattgacaagaatgaaaaaTGTTGGCCCCTGAATGCTGATCATGACGATGCTGCACCTGATTACTGTCTAACCCCCAGAACAGACCCAATTTGCTATTATTATACAGACAACTGCAGCCAGATCCAAAACCGGCTTTTTTTTCTGAGACCAGCTGGACTTTGCTTACTCAATAAAGAACATGAACTTCGGCCTCGGGATAACACAAGAATTAATTCAGATTACTTGGCTTTTTGATGTCTGCCGTTGCATGCTGGCCCGGTCTGGATCTCTATTTCAAACCCTGGCTGCATGCAAAAGAAAGCCAAGGTTGATAATACGCCGTGTTGATTGGGTTAAATACAGCCAGGTCTCATTGCTCACATGTCAACATAGGAACATGTGCTCCGTTTTtaaaagcaaaaaaagaggcCTCTGTCGATTTGACGAAACAATTTCGTGGACAGTTGGTTGTCTCTTTCATCCGGCCTTGGTTTGTATGGTCCGAGTCCTCCGTTGACACAGCCCATCCTGGTAGTGAGGAGCTCTGTGTGAGGTCTAGACCATCTATCGTCCCATTTCCGTGGTGTTGCCAGTCGCAGTACTTTACGCACCAATGACGCACCTGACAGTATAACTATATGTCTGTATCTCTGATAAGCACTGCGATGTGACTGAAGATTCTCCCTTAGTGCCCAACTTTCCCATTCAATCTTCATGACACAACTGGCAACCTCACTACTCACCCACTTCTCCAACTCACACAGTACTCGAGCTAGATATACCAGGGGTTTTTAGTAAACTGCTACAGTAACCTTGAATtatgcttcttggctggaCGCTATTCCTGGCAACTTGAGTTATTATCTGCAGCTCAGATCTCGGCACTTGCAAGCGAGCGAGTTTGAACGACAATCTGAGCCAGGAATTTTTATGGTAACTACCACTGGATTGGAAACCCAGTTTCTGAGCCATCATTTTTCAGTCAAACAACGCGATGCACTTGAGTCTGACAAGTAACATTGAAGTATATACAGAACTGTATGTATGTTTGAAATACAGCTCGTGAAGCACTGGGTTTCCGCTACCTGCTTTGCTGGCACAGCCCCATAGCGCTAATGTGTATGAATGTCGAACTCATTGAAAAACGTCGCAATAAACAACACATGCGAGAAATCGCTTCCTACAACTTGTAACAACGATAAGGCACCCCATGTGCTTCAGCATATTCCCTCAACTGCCGGTTCTTCCAGCCATAAAATAGTCTCAGGCCCAAGGCCATCACAGCAACAAATAGGAGCAAAGCAGCATTGACCCAATGCCCTGTTGTAAACCCGCCTTGTCGTTCTGATGTTTGATAGATCCAAACACCAGGGATCTGCCCGATTCCACCACCGATACTAACATTGAGGGCAATAGCAAGACCCGTGGAAGCGGTTGTGAATACATTGGAACTAAGCCATCCGAGCATAGGTGGCATGCATGCGAAGGAGCCAGCGGTTGCCATAATGAGGCCTCCATACCGGGCTTTGTATGAATCGGCTGGAAGGGCGGCCGATACAATGAAACCAACGGCACCTACAGttgcagccatggctgtgTGAATTCCACGGGCGTTGAAGTGATCAGCAGACCAAGCCACCAATACTTGACATACTGCGATATAAAGTTAGACGGATTTCAATCCACGGTGACAGAGGACTCACCATAAGCAATGGCCCATGGAGGCACAGTCATCAGCTGTGCTTTCAAATCAAAATACCCTAACCCAACAGTAATCGACGGTGCAAACAAGCTCAAACTGGCAAATGCAGGTCCAGAAGCAAAGTAAATGGCGTAGTGAGCGTACAATCGCCAGTCCATCAGGGtttccttggcctcggcCCAATTCATAGTCGGGTGTGATTCCTTAGAACCCTCATAGTACAACCGGTGAATGGCCATGtctttctcagcctcggACAACCACTTTGCCCGTTCCGGGTAATcgggcaagaagaagaggaccagAAAAGCTGCGAGACAGGACGGGATGCcctcgatgatgaagagccaGCGCCAGCCAGAGAGACCAGAAACACCGTTCATGTGACCAATGCCATAGGCAATTGCGCCGCCAAACTAAATTGCTGTAAGTGACATGCTAACCGAATAAGAAAGGAAAAACTTACTGCACCAGCAAGAGTCGCAGATGCAAGGATGAAAGCGACGCTATAATTGCATAGTATAAGCATATAAACCGTTGCGAAACGCCACAACAAAGGCTGTTAGAGGCCGAGAATAGCAAAGACTTACCGAACACTACGCTCGTCATGCTTGTACCAGAAAGTCAGGTAAAACACCAGTCCAGGAAACAATCCAGCCTCGAAAACACCCAGCAAGAATCGCACGGCCGTAACGCTACCGAAACTGTTTGTTGCAGCCGTAAGAATTGTCATGGCACCCCAGCAAAACATGAGAAAGGCGAGCCATCGGCTGGGTCggagcttcttgaggagcaTATTGCTTGGAACTTCGAAGACGGCGTacgagacgaggaagaccATTAGGGAGATGACGAACTGATGGTCAGACATGTTGGTTTCGCGTTGCATGTCGTTGTTTGTCGACGAGTTGAGGATCATGGCATTTCCTATATTCGTTCGGTCGAGGAATGAGAGGAAGTAGATGGCGGCCGATAATGGGATGATGCgcatgtcttgtttccaGAGAAGACCCTTCTCGAGCGGGCTCATGGCCTCGCCATAGTGAACAGCGACGCCCTGAAAGAGATATTGTTAGACACGAGAGACATATCCGGGGTTTGTTGCTATGCGCGCATGTAGCGCAAGGCATAAGGAGAGGTGGGTATGTACATCTTCTTTTCCGAGAGTTGAATCGACATCGTCAACGGCAGCcggaggaggaaaaggcaCCGGGATGGGGTCCTTCTCCATGGTCGCCATCCGGCGTATTATTTAGCAGCGTAGGCCGCGATGGAAAGGTGGTGTTGGCGGTTCTGTTGATGGTAAGATGATACGAGCCGTGGTCGAGATCGACAGGAGGGGGGGCAAAAAAGATGACCAGACGTTTTTGTCTTGTGATACAGTAACGGTACTGTTTCAATGCTATACGATTGATCCTTTTTCGGATgataagagataagataCGAAATTCAAGAGAAAACCGGGAAAATGTaagatgagaaacaaacgCCAAGAGTGGGTTATACCCAGTGTTATATGTATAGAGATCTCGAGGCCCCCGGAGACGAGGAAAGAGAGAGTCGAAGCGGAGCAGGAGCAACAGCAACCGAAGTGGGTTATAGAAGGTTGATAAAGAGGGTGTCAATGGGTGAGTTTATTTTTCTGGGCGTTTGGCTCTTGACTCTTTTGGGATCCACGACATCGAATAAAGAcgaggcaaagacaagcaagGACAAGCTTTGAGGTAGGtacacaagacaagacaagacaagacatcCAACAGGTTGGATCATGAAATGCGGGGGGAAGCATCGGCCTTTTTACaaccttctttttttttcgctttggtcttttttcttgtcgtcTCGCATTGCCTTTCGAGGATCGAGGATCCACTGCCGATCAGATCACCATTTGGCTAAGTTTCTTCGGCATTGCTTTGCTTTCAATGACTCGCCGTGGCGCTATTGACATGATCTATCCTGACTCTAGGTTCCCTTGTTTTCTTGGAGTCGTTATCTCGCGGCTGTGTAGTCTATTAATTCCTGTTGACCGTTAAAACCGTTCAATGTGCTGTACAATGCTAAAATACCTATTGTAAGCTGGTCGCTTCCCGGTTTGACAACTCACCCTTCTCAGTAAGCGGCGATACGACGCTCGTTTAGTCTCTCTCGTTTCAATAACTCGTTGTTACACCACTCAATGCCCTTTTCATGTAGATGTAACTGTGATTGTGATGCAAGTAACTCTACCCGCACTCTTCACGGAAGGCCTCTCAAAAATGATTCAGATTATCCGATTGTATCTCGTTCGCTTCGTTCTCTTACgtctttctgtctcttgtctttgggaGCCCCCACCCATGCATGATCTTCACTCGTATATCCGAGCCGCGCACGCGACCCAACAAGGTAAAATTTTGAATCAAGACGGATTCTCATTTGCAGGGCGACTTAGACTCGAAGTTAGagtcgaaaaagaaaaagtcatCAAAAGTGGAAGCTCCGCTTTGGCAATCCTActgtaggtagg
It contains:
- a CDS encoding serine/threonine-protein kinase srk1, yielding MSTIQQLKNFIRHGKQARAAPEEAPRKTEQQQAPAVQHKNASDPSTYARSQEPAGHDYGDDEYSRGKSKKRVDDEKLAKLIAEENASKSKFPRYPGLERWELVDKMGDGAFSNVYRARDTTGVQGEVAIKVVRKYEMNSMQKVPKAAERSNILKEVQIMRQLDHPNIIKLVEFSESRQYYYIVLELAPGGELFHQIVRLTYFSEELSRHVILQVAQALEYLHEEKGVVHRDIKPENILFEPIPMVPSKHPKPKQPGDEDKVDEGEFIPGQGAGGIGRIKIADFGLSKIVWDNQTMTPCGTVGYTAPEIVKDERYSKSVDMWALGCVLYTLLCGFPPFYDESIEVLTEKVAKGQYTFLSPWWDEISKSAQDLISHLLTVDPEKRYTITEFLAHPWISGNGPTPREEMKKADGMLRAFDATKFEEAGRRYDFRSPGAVNLREVFDVGYAVHRQEEEGKRRAQIGPKGTPARFLGGLNEEDEDEDHMEIDGQENDDAKPNAATKALEQSMRKANIRDQEQQQQQSRGRERERTEKGYGQHSAAVAAAARQQVRDRNRQRGAFELNLDNATLLGKRNKKVPVMGV